In bacterium, the genomic window CAGCTTTAATTTTTTGCAAAATTTGCGCGGAAATTTCCTGAGGGGTGAAAGTTTTGCCTTCGACTTCGACGACGGCCATGTCGTTTTGTCCTGACTTAACGCTGTAGGGAAGCCATTTGCTATCCTCTTGAACGCTCTTGTCAGAGAACTTGTGACCCATCAAGCGCTTGACCGAGAAAATGGTTGTCTTAGGGTTGACCACGGCTTGACGCTTGGCCACTCGTCCAACGACACGTTTTATCGGGTCAACCACTGAAGGAGTTGTGTTTTCACCTTCAGAACTGGGAATGACTTTCGGCTGCCCACCTTCCATGACGGCAGCAGCAGAATTAGTTGTTCCCAAATCAATACCAACTATTTTGCTCATTTTAATTGCCTCCTTTAGTCTGCATCAAAAACGTAGTTCTTCACTACGATCAATAAAATACTAAACAAAAACCACCAAAAAACCAGATCAAAAACAAAAGACCAAATACTGAAGTTTAAAGTCTGGACTCCGTCCCTCACTACATCATTAGCAAATCCAAATGGAAAACCATGGCGTGTCCCTGCTTCGTTAACATAAAAGAAACTGAGACTACTAGTCAGGACACTAGCAAGCAGCGGCCAAACCAGGGCGAGAATTCTAACCATTTTGTCCTTCCTGTGCAGTTTCTGTAGTTTTGTTTTCAGCCTTTTTGCTGACTCGGACTCGAGCCGGACGAATCAGTTTGCCATTGAGTTCATAACCCTTTTCGACTACTTCAAGAATTTTTCCGTCTTCCTCGCCGGCAACGCTCTCGACTGCTTCAGCTTTGGCTGGGTCAAACTCTTCTCCCAGCTCAACTTCTTTGACTGCCTCGGAAGCAAAAATAGTGCGTAGCTTTTGAATGACCAGTTCCAAACCTTCGCTTTGAATCACTTTTTGGGCTGCCTCCAGACTATCAAGAACTTCCAAAAATTTGGCAATCAAAACTACATTGGCAAATTTGACGACTAGCTGTTTTTCTTCTTCACTACGTCGGGCAAGATTGGCATAATCAGCAAGAGCCCGCTGCAATTGCTTCTTGAGTTCTTCAGTTTCACTGCTTTTTTCTTTTGCCATTTTTGAGTTTTACGAAAAAATATAGATCGCTTCGCGCTCTGCACCCTTCGGTCTTAGATCGCTTCGCGCTCTGCGCCGCTAGCGTCTTCGACCGTAATAATAATTTTTAGATTTCTAAGAAACAACCCTCTGGTCGATATAAAAAAATTACCAGGTAGCTGAAAGTTCTGTCAAAAGGTCCC contains:
- a CDS encoding nucleotide exchange factor GrpE, which codes for MAKEKSSETEELKKQLQRALADYANLARRSEEEKQLVVKFANVVLIAKFLEVLDSLEAAQKVIQSEGLELVIQKLRTIFASEAVKEVELGEEFDPAKAEAVESVAGEEDGKILEVVEKGYELNGKLIRPARVRVSKKAENKTTETAQEGQNG